The proteins below come from a single Papaver somniferum cultivar HN1 chromosome 11, ASM357369v1, whole genome shotgun sequence genomic window:
- the LOC113324859 gene encoding uncharacterized protein LOC113324859 has translation MDMTKISEEIPGEVAELEEEERWTMFFDGSSYDSYGGAGIVFETPNKELLSFAFKLYFECSNNVAEYEALILGLRLEEELNMGSIDVKGDSKLVTNQISGDFQVKESHLAPYDCKKGKHRRGAYRKVH, from the coding sequence ATGGACATGACAAAGATAAGTGAGGAAATACCTGGTGAGGTGGCGGAACTCGAAGAGGAGGAGCGCTGGACAATGTTCTTTGATGGGTCTTCATACGACTCTTATGGAGGAGCAGGAATAGTCTTCGAAACACCTAATAAAGAATTGTTATCATTCGCTTTCAAGCTATACTTTGAATGTAGCAACAATGTGGCGGAATATGAAGCACTAATCCTCGGATTACGATTGGAGGAGGAGCTCAATATGGGATCCATTGATGTCAAAGGAGACTCAAAGCTAGTCACAAACCAAATATCGGGTGACTTTCAGGTAAAAGAATCACATCTGGCGCCATATGATTGCAAGAAGGGGAAACACCGTCGTGGAGCATACAGGAAGGTACACTAA